The following proteins come from a genomic window of Brevibacillus antibioticus:
- a CDS encoding iron-hydroxamate ABC transporter substrate-binding protein: MKKGTRIVLACLVAVVTAVSAGCGSSQTASEAPKKSETRVVKHLMGEVTIPAEPKRIADVSGAAEELLILGHKPVATANTYKTKIMSHVADKLTDVKPVGWMWDDSINLEAVVETKPDLIIMNNRQQKMYEQLSKIAPTVVLETDLDKWRDKFKEIGRLFGQEEDVNKWLAGYDEKTKGMREQLKQAYGDETFMFLAVTPKLFRVYGNYGYADILFTDLGLKPAAGTPTDKTMEMIELEGLTNFQPDHMFLVNFGGKADDVYAELKKSPVWKSNKAVQQGHLYEVTNETFNIKAFGPIGKEMLLEEIGSMLLKKQ; encoded by the coding sequence ATGAAAAAAGGAACACGAATCGTACTGGCCTGCTTGGTCGCAGTAGTTACTGCCGTATCGGCGGGTTGTGGAAGCAGCCAAACGGCTTCGGAAGCACCGAAGAAGTCTGAGACACGCGTAGTCAAGCATCTGATGGGGGAAGTGACGATCCCGGCGGAACCAAAGCGAATTGCAGACGTATCCGGAGCAGCGGAGGAGCTTTTAATTTTAGGTCACAAGCCGGTTGCTACGGCCAATACATACAAGACAAAAATCATGTCCCACGTAGCGGATAAGCTGACAGATGTAAAACCAGTTGGCTGGATGTGGGATGACTCCATCAATCTAGAAGCAGTGGTAGAAACAAAGCCAGACCTAATTATTATGAATAACCGCCAGCAAAAGATGTACGAGCAACTGTCCAAAATTGCGCCGACTGTCGTTCTGGAGACAGACCTGGACAAATGGCGTGATAAGTTTAAAGAAATCGGCCGCCTATTTGGACAAGAAGAGGACGTGAACAAATGGCTGGCTGGGTATGACGAGAAGACGAAAGGAATGCGCGAGCAACTCAAGCAAGCGTACGGCGACGAGACCTTTATGTTCCTGGCGGTAACGCCAAAATTGTTCCGTGTGTACGGGAACTATGGATATGCAGATATCTTGTTCACTGACCTTGGCCTGAAGCCGGCAGCCGGAACACCTACTGATAAAACAATGGAAATGATCGAGCTGGAAGGACTGACGAATTTTCAGCCAGACCATATGTTCCTCGTCAATTTCGGCGGAAAAGCGGATGATGTATACGCAGAGCTGAAGAAGAGCCCAGTATGGAAGAGCAACAAAGCAGTTCAACAGGGTCATCTCTATGAGGTTACCAATGAAACATTCAACATCAAAGCTTTTGGCCCAATTGGAAAAGAAATGCTCCTAGAGGAGATTGGTAGCATGTTGTTGAAAAAGCAATAA